GCAAAGAAAAACCGATAAACAGACTAGGAAGCTTTTGTTGTATTTGTTTACAAGTACAAGGGGAGGATTTACAAGATTACGAATAATCATTCACCTTCTTGAGAAACCATACAATACTCATCAATTGGCTAAAGAATTAGATCTTGATTACAAGGCAATCCAACATCACATGAAAGTACTAGAAAAAAATAACATGGTTTCAAGAATAGGTGAAAAATATGGTGCTATCTTTCATCTGTCTAATTTCCTGGAGATAAATATTGGAGCACTTGATGAAGCAATTGACAAATTAGATAGAAAGATGAATCACACCAAAATTTACATGTGATAGTTTCTTAATTTGCGATCTGATTTTATGAACTAAACTTAATATAATATGCTCCGTTTTCAAAATTATCTTGGTCAAGAATGATCCATTTGCAAATGCAACAAAACAAGTTAATGATGCATGTGATATACTAGGAATAAAGGACAAAGGAATTCGTGAATATCTTGCAATTCCTAACAAAGTTTTGAGAGTAAAAATCCCAGTAAAGATGGATAATGGTAAAATTAGAATTTTCACAGGTTTTAGAAGTCAACATAACAATGACAGAGGTCCATACAAAGGTGGTATTCGTTACTTCAATCCAGAAGGTGGAGTTGAGTACATGGAAAGAGAAGTCATGGCATTATCTTCATGGATGACATGGAAATGTGCTATTGTTGACGTTCCACTTGGTGGAGGAAAGGGTGGAATCTATGTTAATCCTAAAACCGAAAAACTCAGTGAAGCAGAACTTGATAGATTAACTCGTGGATTTGCATTTAAGATCTCTGAAATAATTGGTCCCAACAAAGACATTCCAGCTCCTGATGTTTACACAACAGGTAAAGAGATGACACAAATCATGGATACTTTTAGTAAACTAAATGGTAATGAATATTCTCCAGGTGTGATTACAGGTAAACCAATTTCCATGGGAGGTTCTCTTGCAAGAAATGTTGCTACTGGATTAGGTGCAGCATATACTGTTAGAGAAGCTGCTAAGACATTGAAAGTTAATTTGAAAGGTGCAAAAGTAGTTTTACAAGGTTTTGGAAATGCATCAACATTTGCTGGTGAATATCTTGAAAAAATGGGTGCAAAAGTTATTGCTGTTAGTGACTCTAAAGGTTCAATTTCAATTCCTAAAGGTGCTAAAACAAGTGCAATTTTAGCTCATAAACAAAAGAAAGGTTCTGTTGTTGGATTTCCTGGAAGTAAAAAAATCTCTACTGAAGAACTACTTACTACTAAATGTGATATTCTAGTTCCAGGTGCACTTGAGAATCAAATCGATGCAAAGATTGCAAAGAATCTCAAATGTAAAATCATTGCAGAAGCTGCCAATGGTCCTACGTTACCTGAAGCAGATCCTATTATCTATCAAAAAAAAATTCTAGTAATTCCTGACATCTTGGCAAATTCTGGAGGTGTTTGTATTTCGTATTTAGAATGGGTACAAAATAACATGGGTTACTATTGGACTTTTGATGAGGTTGCAAACAAAATGGAAGCAAATATCACAAAAGGATTCAAGGATGCTTATGCCCTTAGTAAAAAACACAAAATTGACATGAGAAAGGCAACCATGGTTTTGGCCGTTGAAAGAGTGCTGGAAGCCTTTGATCAAAAAGGCATTTGGCCATAGTCTTAAGCTAGATAATCTTCATAATTTACTAATTGTTCAACAAACATTATTTTCCCTTTTGTAATTTTACGAAGTTTTCTCTTAAACGACAGATCTATCTTTGTTCTTCTTTGTAATAATTGAATTATTTTCGCTGTTAATGCTCTCCCTTTTTTATCTCTGTCAAAAAGAATAATCACTCTTTCATATTTTGCAACAAAATCTGCAAAATCTACCATTCCTGCAAACTTGTGAAATTCTAAAATTTTACCTTTGTATCCTATTCTTCTTAATGCATTTGAATCCCTTTTACCTTCAACAATCACTATGCTGTTTTTCAAAGTGTTTAAATCAAATACAAAATTTTTCAATTCTAAAATTTCTTGTTCTGATATTAACACATCTTAATTCCTTTATCTCTGTTAAAATACATCATGTTAAAAAACATCATGTTAAAAAACAATAAATTAATTCATTCTGATAAACTAATGATGCTAAATGAAAACTGAAATAGAAATTGCTGAATATAGAAAAGTGATTGAAGAAAGATTAGTAAAGTCTGAATCAATGGATGCCATGAAATACTATCAAGGTGTCCTTAGATGTCTTGAATGGGTAGTTACAGGACAAGATGTTTAAAAAATGTCTAAGGTCTTACTAGTACAAAATACTCGGATTGAGGGTTCTGGATACTTGGGCGAACTGCTACAAAATGACGGATTTGAAATTACATCCGTAAATGCTAAACATGAAAGACTTCCTGATCAAGATTTTTCTTTAGTTGTGATTCTAGGTGCCCCCGAAAGTGCAAATGATGATTTACCGTATCTTCGCACTGAGCAACAGTTAATCAAAAATTCTGTTGAAAAAAATATTCCTGTGCTAGGAATTTGTCTGGGTTCACAGTTGATTGCTAAAACATTTGGTGCTAAAGTGTATAGTGGACCAAGAAAAGAAATTGGATTTTATAATGATCTGAAAATTAGTAATGATTCTCCTTTTTTCAAAGGATTCAAAAATCCTTTTACTGTATTTCATTGGCATGGTGATACGTTTGATTTGCCATTGGGTTCAATTAAATTGGCCTCATCTGATTATTATCCAAATCAGGCATTTCAATTCAAAAGTGCAATAGGTCTACAATTTCATTTAGAAGTCAATGAGGATATGGTCAATTTGTGGCTTGATAATACTGAAGAGAAATTACAAAAAATCCCATACATCGATCCTCAAAAAATTCGTTCAGATATTGTTGAAAATATTTCAATGGTAAAATCAAATATGAATAATTTTTACAACAATTTCAAATTTGCATTTGGTCTTTGACCAAAGTTTAATATAGTTAAATCTAATTTTATCGATCGAACGATGACTGCAGTCAAGAAAATTTTTGATGAAATTATTCAAACTGATCACAAAGTCATCACAGAAGAGTCCTCCAAATCTATTCTCAAAACGTATGGTGTTAAAGTACCTCCTTATGCATTGGTTACTTCTGCAGATGAAGCTGCAAAACAAGCCAAGAAGATTGGCTTTCCACTTGTAATGAAAGTAGTTTCTCCACAAATTTTACACAAAACTGATGTTGGTGGAGTAAAAGTTGGTTTAGATAATGTAAACGATGTAAAAAAGACCTTTAATGACATGTATGGTCGACTTTCTAAAAAGAAAGGAGTTACTGTTAAAGGAATTCTTTTAGAAAAAATGGTTCCAAAAGGAGTTGAACTAATTGTAGGAATTCAAAATGATTCTCAATTTGGTCCTATCATTATGGTTGGACTGGGTGGAATCATGACTGAGGTTATGAAGGATGTTGCATTTAGAATGTTGCCCATTACAACTTCAGATGCAAAATCAATGTTAAATGAACTAAAGGGTTCCAAACTTCTTAAAGGATTCAGAGGTAGTGAGCCAATTGATACTAACATGGTTGCAAAAATGTTAGTAAACATTGGCAAATTAGGCGTAGAAAATGCAGATTATATTAACAGTATTGACTTTAACCCAGTAATCGTATATCCAAAATCACATTTTGTAGTTGACGCAAAAATTATTCTAAATAAAGAGATAAAGAAAAATTCTATCTCAAAAGCAAAACCAAACAAAGACAACATGGAGACTTTCTTCACTCCAAAATCTGTAGCATTAGTTGGTGCATCTGCAACTCCTGGAAAAATTGGAAATTCTATTTTAGATAGTTTAGTAAATTATGATTTTAAAGGAAAAGTTTACCCAATTAATCCAAAAGCCGATAAAATATTTGGACAGAAATGTTATCCATCAGTTTCAGCAATTCCTGGAACTGTTGATCTGGTTGTAGTTTCAGTTGACTTGTCTATGACTCCTCCTGTTTTAGAAGATTGTGCAAAGAAAGGAGTACACAGTGTTGTGATTGTATCTGGTGGAGGAAAAGAACTTGGTGGAGAAAGAGCGGCATATGAGGCTGAAGTGGCAAGATTATCTAAAAAATACAAAATTCGAATTATTGGTCCAAACTGTATTGGAATGTTTAATGCAGCCAATCGTCTTGACTGTGCATTCCAAGGACAGGAAAGAATGGTACGTTCTCAATTGGGTCCAGTTGCATTCTTCTCACAAAGTGGAACTATGGGAATTAGTATGTTGGAAAGTGCCGATGTATTTGGTTTATCTAAGATGATTAGTTTTGGTAACCGTTCTGATGTAGATGAAGCAGATATGATTTGGTATGCTGCAAATGATCCTCAAACCAAAGTTATCGGATTATATGTTGAAGGATTTGGCGATGGTAGAAAATTCATCAATGTTGCAAAACGTGTAATGAAAGAGAAGAAGAAACCTATTGTCATTTGGAAGAGTGGAAGAACTGCTGCTGGAGCAAAACAAGCTGCATCACATACCGGTTCGCTTGGAGGCTCAAATGCAATCATTATGGGTGCATTCAAACAAGCAGGAATTATTTCAGTTGATAGTTATCAAGAACTAGCTGGAGTTCTAAAGGCATTAGCATGGCAACCAGCTGCAAAAGGTAACAAAGTTGCTATGACTAGTAATGGTGCAGGACCTATGATTGGCGGAATTGACCAATTAGAAAAATTCG
The genomic region above belongs to Nitrosopumilus sp. and contains:
- a CDS encoding type 1 glutamine amidotransferase; this translates as MSKVLLVQNTRIEGSGYLGELLQNDGFEITSVNAKHERLPDQDFSLVVILGAPESANDDLPYLRTEQQLIKNSVEKNIPVLGICLGSQLIAKTFGAKVYSGPRKEIGFYNDLKISNDSPFFKGFKNPFTVFHWHGDTFDLPLGSIKLASSDYYPNQAFQFKSAIGLQFHLEVNEDMVNLWLDNTEEKLQKIPYIDPQKIRSDIVENISMVKSNMNNFYNNFKFAFGL
- a CDS encoding Glu/Leu/Phe/Val dehydrogenase produces the protein MVKNDPFANATKQVNDACDILGIKDKGIREYLAIPNKVLRVKIPVKMDNGKIRIFTGFRSQHNNDRGPYKGGIRYFNPEGGVEYMEREVMALSSWMTWKCAIVDVPLGGGKGGIYVNPKTEKLSEAELDRLTRGFAFKISEIIGPNKDIPAPDVYTTGKEMTQIMDTFSKLNGNEYSPGVITGKPISMGGSLARNVATGLGAAYTVREAAKTLKVNLKGAKVVLQGFGNASTFAGEYLEKMGAKVIAVSDSKGSISIPKGAKTSAILAHKQKKGSVVGFPGSKKISTEELLTTKCDILVPGALENQIDAKIAKNLKCKIIAEAANGPTLPEADPIIYQKKILVIPDILANSGGVCISYLEWVQNNMGYYWTFDEVANKMEANITKGFKDAYALSKKHKIDMRKATMVLAVERVLEAFDQKGIWP
- a CDS encoding toprim domain-containing protein; translation: MLISEQEILELKNFVFDLNTLKNSIVIVEGKRDSNALRRIGYKGKILEFHKFAGMVDFADFVAKYERVIILFDRDKKGRALTAKIIQLLQRRTKIDLSFKRKLRKITKGKIMFVEQLVNYEDYLA
- a CDS encoding 3-hydroxypropionate--CoA ligase; amino-acid sequence: MTAVKKIFDEIIQTDHKVITEESSKSILKTYGVKVPPYALVTSADEAAKQAKKIGFPLVMKVVSPQILHKTDVGGVKVGLDNVNDVKKTFNDMYGRLSKKKGVTVKGILLEKMVPKGVELIVGIQNDSQFGPIIMVGLGGIMTEVMKDVAFRMLPITTSDAKSMLNELKGSKLLKGFRGSEPIDTNMVAKMLVNIGKLGVENADYINSIDFNPVIVYPKSHFVVDAKIILNKEIKKNSISKAKPNKDNMETFFTPKSVALVGASATPGKIGNSILDSLVNYDFKGKVYPINPKADKIFGQKCYPSVSAIPGTVDLVVVSVDLSMTPPVLEDCAKKGVHSVVIVSGGGKELGGERAAYEAEVARLSKKYKIRIIGPNCIGMFNAANRLDCAFQGQERMVRSQLGPVAFFSQSGTMGISMLESADVFGLSKMISFGNRSDVDEADMIWYAANDPQTKVIGLYVEGFGDGRKFINVAKRVMKEKKKPIVIWKSGRTAAGAKQAASHTGSLGGSNAIIMGAFKQAGIISVDSYQELAGVLKALAWQPAAKGNKVAMTSNGAGPMIGGIDQLEKFGLTIGKLSPNLLKKMKSRFPPAVPIHNGNPADVGGGATADDYRFVIQQFMDEKNIDIAMPWFVFQDDPLEETIVDYLADFQKKRKKPILAGGNGGPYTEKMIKLIEKHNVPVYQDLRTWVAAASALHQWGKISKK
- a CDS encoding winged helix-turn-helix domain-containing protein yields the protein MVNQLLEFKEIIKSKQISEQRKTDKQTRKLLLYLFTSTRGGFTRLRIIIHLLEKPYNTHQLAKELDLDYKAIQHHMKVLEKNNMVSRIGEKYGAIFHLSNFLEINIGALDEAIDKLDRKMNHTKIYM